A stretch of Bacillus pseudomycoides DNA encodes these proteins:
- a CDS encoding M36 family metallopeptidase, giving the protein MLKKRVVAIAAAIPLVLGTVSTASAVEEKQVKIDRYSPQEKAAEYLKANAAQYSLKPDLSDLQYISTTDTQVASYVRFQQVVNSSPVFSRQITVTLNGKGQGLLAVSDYQPVQSVKEIKQKISEKDAEQKSKAYVGGESEQNLWAPTMNEFGYVIEEGVAIPVYRVVVHSNQPFGAWETFIDAESGKLIKKVDINRKAEGTGKVFMPNPVVSSGSLTGLKDNNDADSTALNNQLKTVTLKGLNGTGFLVGDYVTISSKAKTKSSTLQFNYTRSNDSFEDVMAYYHLDTLQRYIQQIGFKNINNRSIKVNVNGTRDDNSFYSPSTKALTFGTGGVDDAEDAGIIAHEYGHSIQDNQVPGFGSSAEGGAMGEGFGDFLGATYEDATSTTGYGKACVGEWDATSYSSSNPTCLRRLDNNKVYPRDVQNEVHADGEIWAQGEYEMAQAFGRDVATKIILQSHWSLTPNANFRDGAKAIKQADALLYGGQHAAEIDRIWTARGISTN; this is encoded by the coding sequence ATGTTGAAAAAAAGAGTAGTGGCAATTGCTGCGGCAATACCGTTAGTACTAGGGACAGTATCTACTGCTTCAGCGGTAGAAGAGAAGCAAGTAAAGATAGACAGATATTCTCCTCAGGAAAAAGCAGCCGAATATTTAAAAGCGAATGCCGCGCAATATTCATTAAAGCCAGATCTATCAGACTTACAGTATATTTCAACGACGGATACACAAGTAGCCTCTTATGTTAGGTTTCAACAAGTAGTAAATAGTTCCCCTGTATTTTCAAGACAAATAACGGTGACTCTTAATGGGAAAGGTCAAGGATTACTTGCAGTTTCCGATTATCAGCCTGTTCAGAGTGTGAAAGAAATTAAGCAAAAAATCAGTGAAAAAGATGCGGAGCAAAAATCAAAGGCATATGTTGGAGGAGAAAGTGAACAAAATTTATGGGCGCCAACAATGAATGAATTTGGCTATGTCATTGAAGAAGGAGTTGCTATTCCGGTATACCGAGTTGTAGTCCATTCCAATCAACCATTTGGTGCATGGGAAACATTCATTGATGCAGAGAGTGGAAAGTTAATTAAAAAGGTTGATATAAACAGGAAAGCGGAGGGAACGGGGAAAGTGTTTATGCCTAATCCTGTCGTATCAAGTGGTAGTTTAACTGGATTAAAGGATAATAATGATGCAGATTCTACAGCATTAAATAATCAATTAAAAACAGTTACGTTAAAAGGTTTGAATGGAACAGGCTTTTTAGTTGGAGATTATGTCACAATTTCTTCAAAGGCAAAAACAAAATCTTCAACTCTTCAATTTAATTACACTCGTTCTAATGATAGTTTTGAAGATGTGATGGCATATTATCATCTTGACACTTTACAACGTTACATCCAACAAATAGGTTTTAAAAATATTAATAATCGTTCTATTAAAGTAAATGTGAACGGAACGAGAGATGATAATTCTTTCTATTCTCCATCAACGAAAGCTTTAACATTCGGAACTGGTGGAGTAGATGACGCTGAAGATGCAGGAATTATCGCACATGAATATGGGCATTCAATTCAGGATAATCAAGTTCCAGGGTTCGGAAGTTCTGCAGAAGGCGGGGCGATGGGAGAAGGATTTGGAGATTTCTTAGGTGCAACTTATGAAGATGCTACATCAACTACAGGATATGGAAAAGCATGTGTGGGAGAATGGGATGCAACCTCTTATTCTAGTTCTAATCCAACATGTTTACGCCGATTAGATAACAATAAGGTGTACCCAAGAGATGTGCAAAATGAAGTACACGCAGATGGAGAAATTTGGGCGCAAGGTGAATATGAAATGGCGCAAGCTTTTGGACGTGATGTGGCAACAAAAATTATTTTACAATCACATTGGTCATTAACGCCAAATGCTAACTTCCGTGATGGAGCAAAAGCAATAAAGCAAGCAGATGCTCTTTTATATGGGGGACAGCATGCAGCGGAAATTGACCGAATTTGGACTGCGAGAGGAATTAGTACAAATTAA
- a CDS encoding TetR/AcrR family transcriptional regulator, protein MRKSEETLSTIIEASYRLFAEHGINKTTYTMIAEEVGIAKPSIYYYFKSKDALIEGLFNELCQAIQFSTFFKTDEFTKNNFIEKCIEIGVTIIDEQDKDPFFNRILQEYMLLASRNSTYNERLLSIQREYLKGFEALLTKACSLQLIEDDNLTAKAHMLALVLDNIGNFMMFDMNMDYKQIWIEAVHSIFKGRVPHEN, encoded by the coding sequence ATGAGGAAAAGTGAGGAAACTCTCTCTACAATAATCGAAGCAAGTTATCGTTTATTTGCAGAGCACGGCATCAATAAGACAACATACACGATGATTGCCGAAGAAGTTGGAATTGCAAAACCCTCTATTTATTATTACTTCAAATCTAAAGATGCCTTAATTGAAGGTTTATTTAATGAGCTATGCCAAGCAATTCAATTTTCAACCTTCTTTAAGACGGATGAATTTACAAAGAACAATTTCATTGAAAAATGTATTGAAATTGGCGTAACTATAATCGATGAACAAGATAAGGATCCTTTTTTTAACCGCATTCTACAAGAATACATGTTACTTGCATCTAGAAATAGCACTTACAATGAACGACTCCTTTCCATACAAAGAGAATATTTAAAAGGATTTGAAGCACTTCTTACTAAAGCATGTTCATTGCAACTTATTGAGGATGATAACCTGACGGCCAAAGCTCATATGCTTGCATTAGTACTTGATAATATAGGAAATTTCATGATGTTTGATATGAACATGGATTATAAGCAAATATGGATTGAAGCTGTGCATAGCATATTTAAAGGACGTGTTCCCCATGAAAATTAA